TCCGTCTTCCCGCAAATCCTTACAGGAATCACATTTTCCCACAATATTTTTTCCTTCTAAATATTGGGGAACGCTGTAAGGGCAGTTCCAGACGCAATACTTACAACCAATACACATATCTTTATCATGTTGAACGGTGCCGTCTTCACCGAAATGCATGGCTCCGGTGGGGCATCCTTTAACACATTTGGCTTCCTTGCAGTGGTTGCAGCTCATGGAAAGATAATAGGCATAGGGCTTGGGAAACTTGCCGCCTTCAAATTCGTGGACACGGCGGAAGAGAGTCCCCACTTCCAAGTTGTTTCTATCTTTACAAGCTATTTGGCAGGTTTTACAGCCTACACAAGCATTTTGATCATAATAAAATCCTAGCTGTCCCATTGATTAACACCTCCTATAAAATTATCCGTTGGGGCCAGTTGACATCGAGGGCAAGGGGCTTATCGTATTTCTCCACCTTCACATTGCAGGAGTTGTAACCGGTGTGGCCTTGCCCTGTGGCAATCGGCCCGTTGAGAATTCCGGTACAGCCTGCTTTATCCACGCCATTGCCTTCATCCATATCAATCCAAGCCCCTTCCCCAAGGGATACGACACCGGGGGTAATGGTTTCGGTGACATAGACAGGACGAATGACAGAACCATGCTGGCTGGTCACTCTGACAATATCGCCGGTTTTGATTCCCAATTCAGCGGCATCCTGAGCACTCAGGCGGCATTCCTGGT
This genomic stretch from Desulfitobacterium chlororespirans DSM 11544 harbors:
- a CDS encoding DMSO/selenate family reductase complex B subunit — protein: MGQLGFYYDQNACVGCKTCQIACKDRNNLEVGTLFRRVHEFEGGKFPKPYAYYLSMSCNHCKEAKCVKGCPTGAMHFGEDGTVQHDKDMCIGCKYCVWNCPYSVPQYLEGKNIVGKCDSCKDLREDGQNPACVDACVMRCLKFGDLDELKAEYGNDLVRELPVLPSASQTNPSFLIKPKNEALNQTYKKREV